The following coding sequences lie in one Pungitius pungitius chromosome 18, fPunPun2.1, whole genome shotgun sequence genomic window:
- the prkab1a gene encoding 5'-AMP-activated protein kinase subunit beta-1a isoform X2: protein MGNTSSERAAMGHGEKAQRRDSRGAKEGGGPKIIMDSPEDADIFHGEDMKKEEFLAWQHDLEVDDKGPAADRQTVFRWTGDGKEVYLSGSFNNWANKIPLIRSQNTFVTIVDLPEGEHQYKFYVDGQWTHDPAEPVVTSQLGTVNNIIQVRKTDFEVFDALMVDSQKCSDMSDLSSSPPGPYHQDAYVPKQEEKIKSPPILPPHLLQVILNKDTGISCDPALLPEPNHVMLNHLYALSIKDGVMVLSATHRYKKKYVTTLLYKPI from the exons ATGGGGAATACGAGCAGTGAGAGGGCTGCCATGGGCCACGGCGAGAAGGCTCAGCGGAGGGACAGCCGGGGTGCCAAGGAGGGAGGTGGGCCAAAAATCATCATGGACAGCCCCGAGGATGCCGATATTTTTCACGGCGAAGACATGAAG AAAGAGGAGTTCCTCGCCTGGCAGCACGACTTGGAAGTGGACGACAAAGGGCCAGCCGCAGACCGACAGACAGTCTTCCGCTGGACGGGAGACGGCAAGGAGGTCTACCTCTCTGGATCCTTCAACAACTGGGCCAACAAGATTCCTCTCATACGAAG TCAGAACACCTTTGTGACCATTGTTGATCTGCCGGAGGGGGAGCATCAGTACAAGTTCTACGTGGACGGACAGTGGACCCACGACCCGGCTGAG CCGGTTGTGACCAGTCAGCTCGGGACGGTCAACAACATCATCCAGGTGAGGAAGACGGACTTCGAGGTGTTTGACGCTCTGATGGTGGACTCACAGAAATGCTCTGACATGTCAG ACCTCTCCAGCTCTCCCCCTGGGCCGTATCACCAGGACGCATATGTTCCTAAACAGGAAGAGAAGATTAAGTCTCCACCCATCCTCCCACCTCACCTGCTCCAGGTCATCCTCAACAAAGACACTGGGATTTCT TGTGACCCTGCACTGCTTCCAGAACCCAACCATGTCATGCTCAACCACCTCTACGCTCTTTCCATTAAG GACGGCGTGATGGTGCTCAGCGCGACACATCGCTACAAGAAGAAGTACGTCACCACGTTGCTTTACAAGCCCATCTGA
- the prkab1a gene encoding 5'-AMP-activated protein kinase subunit beta-1a isoform X1: MGNTSSERAAMGHGEKAQRRDSRGAKEGGGPKIIMDSPEDADIFHGEDMKGPSQKEEFLAWQHDLEVDDKGPAADRQTVFRWTGDGKEVYLSGSFNNWANKIPLIRSQNTFVTIVDLPEGEHQYKFYVDGQWTHDPAEPVVTSQLGTVNNIIQVRKTDFEVFDALMVDSQKCSDMSDLSSSPPGPYHQDAYVPKQEEKIKSPPILPPHLLQVILNKDTGISCDPALLPEPNHVMLNHLYALSIKDGVMVLSATHRYKKKYVTTLLYKPI, translated from the exons ATGGGGAATACGAGCAGTGAGAGGGCTGCCATGGGCCACGGCGAGAAGGCTCAGCGGAGGGACAGCCGGGGTGCCAAGGAGGGAGGTGGGCCAAAAATCATCATGGACAGCCCCGAGGATGCCGATATTTTTCACGGCGAAGACATGAAG GGTCCTTCACAGAAAGAGGAGTTCCTCGCCTGGCAGCACGACTTGGAAGTGGACGACAAAGGGCCAGCCGCAGACCGACAGACAGTCTTCCGCTGGACGGGAGACGGCAAGGAGGTCTACCTCTCTGGATCCTTCAACAACTGGGCCAACAAGATTCCTCTCATACGAAG TCAGAACACCTTTGTGACCATTGTTGATCTGCCGGAGGGGGAGCATCAGTACAAGTTCTACGTGGACGGACAGTGGACCCACGACCCGGCTGAG CCGGTTGTGACCAGTCAGCTCGGGACGGTCAACAACATCATCCAGGTGAGGAAGACGGACTTCGAGGTGTTTGACGCTCTGATGGTGGACTCACAGAAATGCTCTGACATGTCAG ACCTCTCCAGCTCTCCCCCTGGGCCGTATCACCAGGACGCATATGTTCCTAAACAGGAAGAGAAGATTAAGTCTCCACCCATCCTCCCACCTCACCTGCTCCAGGTCATCCTCAACAAAGACACTGGGATTTCT TGTGACCCTGCACTGCTTCCAGAACCCAACCATGTCATGCTCAACCACCTCTACGCTCTTTCCATTAAG GACGGCGTGATGGTGCTCAGCGCGACACATCGCTACAAGAAGAAGTACGTCACCACGTTGCTTTACAAGCCCATCTGA